In a genomic window of Poecilia reticulata strain Guanapo linkage group LG22, Guppy_female_1.0+MT, whole genome shotgun sequence:
- the nrde2 gene encoding protein NRDE2 homolog gives MCDAIMALFPAFAEVSESKVEDSSKELDWLNNKSFQAGNALSLHSRFLEKSTEQPNKRVESVGRDITCSEGEGSGKDDGPPKKKKKKSEKKRKKKKKHKKKSGRASGSSGSDSETIYPSDLKREEEAIRQQPASLGTRFTWLDDLQSHTENPFCVDRKPDPANWTYKSLYRGDVARYRRKGSSSLGLDFRRQGVSWEDSETKKKKKVGVNGNAADRYFSVATRKLLRAAPPVPVIPATPESGDVLNSTSFLPLGDAEWDNTRHELDSKAQTSVNPLGVYDLSTSLWMQGKGPLLQDDAKRVAETEEKPEYVAGRTEEFNRRLREQPADTQLWIEFIRYQDELSAAAFGGDEEQQGSDLAERRKSSYRAILEKKLSIADRAVETNPTCVALQLERLRICQDLWEPSTLAKEWKKLVFLHPNSAPLWRKFLLFTQSYFSSFSVTKVNSAYGKCLSTLSAVRDGSMVSHPALPGIEEDMLDIFTQQCHFLRQSGHCEKAISLFQAMIDFSYFKPDSVKKLSTKQQVDFFETFWDSGEARVGEVGARGWKAWMTQQERGGWVQPPAEEEEEEEEEEDEEEVKDRSQPRGTVWLDVESSREAAHWLPWRPDKAKGQSEEDCEDPDRQVLFDDIGPSLICLTSPELQLRFLLSFLAFLGFPVDFVLSAAPYQPSMLLENLSLLTQGAALQRPLTSFNPVDTGINPVGHMTTLQGTRKWLGLGKQGEKFLTNVFSMLQPFLPPPHRAVLSLSWMLYEKLKVLHCLRSGNKKRLRAQGKSSKRVAKRLLKEPDNRSSLVLWREYAHLEWVLGNLDEARKVFSTATAMGGTRGLSSPALCELCLLWSQLEVENSAKEPGGVADVTTSPAVAVLTRLAEGTSLTSSSQTLTPVSVLKARRSYDQALSSSLSSLDQKIQNHQQDGNAQDEPQEEKLRLRGLVGCYALFQYLTVSIQAANAVYSQARERMEELHRSLTPERQLDHDEATSRPSRTVHSQHVSWLASECEALAVQQAALLRHNNSVGVCALATLRQMLTCSLSAWPYSAPLWNVYIQVENRYHSAGRARRFFHTVTRDNSSSVVPRLFAIVAEQHRKQLVDAAQRSCCLDEALPILPENGLSNRIRGLFEGATSTEIGAHCPLLWRMYIHFLVSEGKVDKARGIFYKALQNIPWVKGLYMDAVQLFPDHLQEFVDLMTEKELRLRLPLEELDILLED, from the exons ATGTGCGACGCTATCATGGCTCTTTTTCCAGCGTTTGCTGAAGTATCAGAAAGCAAAGTTGAAGATTCGTCGAAAG AATTAGACTGGCTGAACAATAAGAGTTTTCAGGCTGGAAATGCTCTTTCCCTCCACAGTCGTTTTTTAGAAAAGTCCACTGAACAGCCAAACAAGAGGGTGGAAAG TGTTGGCAGGGATATTACATGCTCCGAAGGGGAAGGCAGTGGGAAGGATGATGGGCctccaaagaagaagaaaaagaagagtgaaaaaaagaggaaaaagaagaaaaagcacaaaaaaaagagtgggAGGGCTTCGGGCAGTAGTGGATCGGACTCTGAAACCATCTATCCCAGTGACCTCAAGAGGGAAGAGGAGGCGATTAG GCAACAGCCTGCTTCATTAGGAACTCGTTTTACATGGTTGGATGACCTCCAGTCACATACAGAAAATCCGTTCTGTGTGGACCGTAAACCGGACCCGGCCAACTGGACTTATAAGTCCCTGTACAGAGGAGACGTAGCTAG gtaTCGGAGAAAAGGAAGTTCCtctttaggtctggactttcgCAGGCAGGGGGTCAGCTGGGAGGATTCtgagacaaagaagaagaagaaagtcgGGGTCAATGGGAATGCAGCTGACAGGTACTTTTCTGTAGCCACTCGAAAGCTGCTGCGGGCTGCGCCTCCTGTTCCCGTTATCCCTGCGACGCCAGAAAGTGGGGATGTACTCAACTCAACCTCCTTCCTCCCGCTGGGTGACGCTGAATGGGACAACACAAGACATGAGTTAG ATAGCAAAGCACAGACGTCGGTAAACCCCCTTGGAGTGTATGATTTGTCCACCTCCCTGTGGATGCAGGGGAAGGGACCACTGCTTCAGGACGACGCGAAGCGGGTCgcagaaacagaggaaaagCCCGAGTATGTAGCTGGAAGGACCGAAGAGTTCAATAGGCGACTCAGAGAGCAGCCAGCAGATACACAGCTGTGGATAGAGTTCATTCGCTACCAG GACGAGCTGAGTGCAGCTGCATTTGGAGGTGACGAGGAGCAGCAGGGCAGTGATTTGGCGGAGCGCCGCAAGTCGTCCTACAGGGCGATTCTGGAGAAGAAGCTGAGCATTGCAGACAGAGCCGTGGAAACCAACCCCACCTGCGTCGCTCTGCAGCTCGAGAGGCTCCGGATCTGCCAGGATCTCTGGGAACCCTCCACTTTGGCTAAAGAATGGAAGAAACTG GTGTTTCTCCATCCAAACAGCGCCCCTTTGTGGAggaaatttctgctttttacgCAGAGCTACTTCAGCAGCTTCTCAGTGACGAAAGTCAACTCTGCATATGGAAAGTGTCTGAGCACACTCAGCGCTGTGAGAGACGGTAGCATGGTGTCCCACCCAGCTTTGCCTGGAATTGAGGAGGACATGCTGG atATCTTCACCCAGCAGTGTCATTTCTTGCGGCAGTCTGGTCACTGTGAGAAGGCGATTTCTCTGTTTCAGGCCATGATCGATTTTAGCTACTTCAAACCTGACAGTGTGAAAAAGCTCTCCACAAAGCagcag GTTGATTTCTTTGAGACGTTCTGGGACAGTGGAGAGGCGAGAGTTGGGGAGGTAGGAGCCCGAGGATGGAAGGCCTGGATGACCCAACAAGAGCGAGGAGGATGGGTTCAGCCCCCTGCAG aggaagaagaggaggaggaggaggaagaggatgaagaggaggtgaAAGACCGGAGCCAGCCCAGAGGGACCGTCTGGCTGGATGTGGAGTCGTCCCGTGAAGCAGCTCACTGGTTGCCCTGGAGACCTGACAAAGCCAAaggccaatcagaggaggactgTGAGGACCCTGACAGACAG GTGCTGTTTGATGACATCGGCCCATCCCTTATTTGTCTGACTTCACCAGAACTCCAGCTGCGGTTTCTTCTCAGTTTCTTGGCCTTTCTGGGTTTCCCGGTGGATTTTGtgctctctgctgccccctaTCAGCCGAGCATGCTCCTGGAGAACCTCTCACTGCTCACTCAAG GTGCAGCGCTCCAGCGTCCTCTGACTTCCTTTAACCCCGTTGATACGGGGATTAACCCTGTAGGTCACATGACCACTCTCCAAGGAACCAGGAAGTGGTTGGGGCTTGGAAAGCAGGGTGAGAAGTTTCTCACCAACGTGTTCAGCATGCTGCAGcctttcctccctcctccccaTCGAGCCGTTCTGTCTCTCAGCTGGATGCTGTACGAGAAGCTGAAG GTTTTGCACTGTCTGCGCAGCGGCAACAAAAAGCGGCTTCGCGCTCAGGGAAAGAGCAGCAAGCGGGTCGCCAAGAGACTCCTCAAAGAACCCGACAATCGCTCGTCCCTGGTGCTGTGGAGGGAGTACGCACACCTGGAGTGGGTGCTGGGCAACCTGGACGAGGCTCGGAAGGTGTTCTCCACGGCGACGGCGATGGGAGGAACCAGGGGCCTCAGCAGTCCTGCTCTGTGTGAGCTGTGCCTCCTGTGGTCCCAGCTGGAGGTGGAGAACTCGGCAAAGGAGCCGGGAGGAGTCGCTGACGTAACGACGTCGCCAGCTGTTGCGGTGCTGACCAGACTGGCAGAAGGAACGTCTTTGACTTCATCCTCCCAGACCTTGACCCCAGTTTCAGTCTTAAAGGCCAGGAGATCGTATGATCAGGCTCTGAGCTCCAGCCTGTCATCTCTGGACCAGAAGATCCAGAATCATCAGCAGGACGGAAACG CCCAAGATGAGCCGCAGGAAGAGAAGCTGAGGCTAAGAGGCCTGGTCGGCTGCTACGCTCTGTTTCAGTACCTAACAGTGAGCATCCAAGCTGCTAATGCTGTCTACAGCCAGGCCAGGGAGAggatggaggagctgcaccgCTCGTTAACACCCGAAAGGCAGCTCGACCACGATGAGGCAACCAGCCGGCCGAGTCGTACTGTCCACAGCCAGCATGTCAGCTGGTTGGCTTCAGAGTGTGAGGCTTTAGCAGTGCAACAGGCGGCTCTGCTCAGACACAACAATAGTGTCGGTGTGTGTGCTTTGGCAACACTGAGGCAGATGCTTACCTGTTCCCTCTCAGCTTGGCCATACAGCGCCCCCCTGTGGAATGTTTACATTCAG gtgGAAAACCGTTACCATAGCGCCGGCCGGGCACGCCGGTTTTTCCACACTGTAACCAGAGACAACAGCAGCAGCGTGGTACCCCGTCTGTTTGCGATTGTTGCTGAACAGCATAGGAAGCAGCTGGTGGATGCAGCTCAGAG GTCTTGTTGCTTGGATGAGGCCCTGCCCATTCTACCAGAAAATGGCCTCAGCAACCGAATCCGGGGACTGTTTGAGGGTGCCACATCAACAGAGATCGGTGCTCATTGTCCTCTACTGTGGAGGATGTACATCCATTTCCTG GTGTCAGAGGGGAAGGTAGATAAAGCCAGAGGGATATTTTACAAGGCATTGCAGAACATTCCCTGGGTGAAG GGTTTGTATATGGATGCGGTGCAGTTGTTCCCTGACCACCTGCAGGAGTTTGTGGATCTGATGACAGAGAAGGAACTCCGACTAAGACTGCCTTTGGAGGAGTTGGATATACTGCTGGAAGACTGA